Proteins from one Hirundo rustica isolate bHirRus1 chromosome 28, bHirRus1.pri.v3, whole genome shotgun sequence genomic window:
- the ANK1 gene encoding ankyrin-1 isoform X12 produces MWAFLAQLLIALVLLAFFLVSCQNVMLIVRGSVRFLLKHAHRELDKELGESQGLADDEEALSARVVRRRVLLKGNEALHLPGEQVTEEQFTDDQGNIITKKIIRKVVRQLGPGDMGDRQEQEELILEGSLQEPQDLEAEDDHFMKYAILHRHGLGAKEEVRVRVPKPEVSGGRMGAQIVKRASLKRGKQ; encoded by the exons ATGTGGGCTTTCCTGGCCCAGCTGCTGATCGCTCTGGTGCTTCTGGCCTTCTTCCTGGTCAGCTGCCAGAACGTCATGCTCATCGTCAGGGGCTCTGTCCGCTTCCTGCTCAAACACGCCCATCGTGAGCTGGACAAGGAGCTCGGGGAGAGCCAGGGGCTGGCGGATGACGAAGAGGCTCTCTCGGCCAGAGTCGTCCGCCGGCGCGTCCTCCTGAAG GGGAATGAAGCCCTTCATCTCCCTGGAGAGCAGGTGACTGAGGAACAGTTCACAGATGACCAAGGCAATATCATCACCAAGAAG ATTATCCGGAAGGTGGTGCGTCAGCTGGGCCCTGGTGACATGGGtgacaggcaggagcaggaggagctgatTCTGGAGGGTTCCCTACAGGAGCCCCAAGACCTGGAGGCTGAGGATGATCACTTCATGAAGTATGCCATCTTGCACCGGCATGGTCTGGGTGCCAAG GAGGAGGTGCGAGTGCGTGTCCCGAAACCAGAGGTCTCTGGGGGCAGGATGGGGGCTCAGATAGTGAAACGAGCCAGCCTGAAAAGGGGGAAGCAGTGA
- the ANK1 gene encoding ankyrin-1 isoform X14, which yields MWAFLAQLLIALVLLAFFLVSCQNVMLIVRGSVRFLLKHAHRELDKELGESQGLADDEEALSARVVRRRVLLKGNEALHLPGEQVTEEQFTDDQGNIITKKDHTSTPNH from the exons ATGTGGGCTTTCCTGGCCCAGCTGCTGATCGCTCTGGTGCTTCTGGCCTTCTTCCTGGTCAGCTGCCAGAACGTCATGCTCATCGTCAGGGGCTCTGTCCGCTTCCTGCTCAAACACGCCCATCGTGAGCTGGACAAGGAGCTCGGGGAGAGCCAGGGGCTGGCGGATGACGAAGAGGCTCTCTCGGCCAGAGTCGTCCGCCGGCGCGTCCTCCTGAAG GGGAATGAAGCCCTTCATCTCCCTGGAGAGCAGGTGACTGAGGAACAGTTCACAGATGACCAAGGCAATATCATCACCAAGAAG GATCACACCTCAACACCAAACCACTGA
- the ANK1 gene encoding ankyrin-1 isoform X13 codes for MWAFLAQLLIALVLLAFFLVSCQNVMLIVRGSVRFLLKHAHRELDKELGESQGLADDEEALSARVVRRRVLLKGNEALHLPGEQVTEEQFTDDQGNIITKKIIRKVVRQLGPGDMGDRQEQEELILEGSLQEPQDLEAEDDHFMKYAILHRHGLGAKDHTSTPNH; via the exons ATGTGGGCTTTCCTGGCCCAGCTGCTGATCGCTCTGGTGCTTCTGGCCTTCTTCCTGGTCAGCTGCCAGAACGTCATGCTCATCGTCAGGGGCTCTGTCCGCTTCCTGCTCAAACACGCCCATCGTGAGCTGGACAAGGAGCTCGGGGAGAGCCAGGGGCTGGCGGATGACGAAGAGGCTCTCTCGGCCAGAGTCGTCCGCCGGCGCGTCCTCCTGAAG GGGAATGAAGCCCTTCATCTCCCTGGAGAGCAGGTGACTGAGGAACAGTTCACAGATGACCAAGGCAATATCATCACCAAGAAG ATTATCCGGAAGGTGGTGCGTCAGCTGGGCCCTGGTGACATGGGtgacaggcaggagcaggaggagctgatTCTGGAGGGTTCCCTACAGGAGCCCCAAGACCTGGAGGCTGAGGATGATCACTTCATGAAGTATGCCATCTTGCACCGGCATGGTCTGGGTGCCAAG GATCACACCTCAACACCAAACCACTGA